CTTGATTTCATGGCCCCTTTCCCGGCGTAAGCAACTGGCAAATAGCAGCAGGGAAGTGGAAAAGTCAAAATCTCAAGAGGGGGAACTGCTACAATTGTATTAAACATACTCTCAAATAACGGCGAACTGTTTCTAACGTAGAAAGTCAAAACCGTCCAGAATTAGGCAGTGTTCCGTATTACATTAAACTGGAATCATATTTGTTCGCTAGATTATATTGTTACAAACATATATGTATCAGCGACCCCTAAAAGAAATCTGTTGTGATGGGCAGTTCATTTTTAAGTGCACGGATGGAGGgttcctatatataatatatatattatttaaaggtgggattttttgtaaattattattttacaaaataattattattttaaactgtaaaataaatactaatatttgtgtatttttgattttttaaattaattttaatattaagaGCCAAGTTGTCCATATAGTTGCACAACCAACCCCCCTATGCCAAACAAGTGGAACTGTCCACACTCCCTTGACAAGCTAACTGTACTAGATTATTCCATTGACATAAATAGCGCaggaattaaacaaaaatacacatttttatatattgttttaaacatgtatttgtatacaataacacaataatatataCGTATATTTTTCATTATCGCTGGATACTTTTTTAAAGAGCGCTATTATTGATTTACAAAACTTACCCCCTCTAGAACGTGTATTATGGGTTGATCCTCATGTAACCTTGACACGCACTCACATGACCTACGTTACACATGGCTGCGGTAATAAAGCGCAGTTCCGTACGGCTGTCTTAGAAATCTGTTTTGGGTTATTAAAGCGGAGATTGGGTTCTTAATTATATCATGTATAGCGTTGCCAGGACAACGTGTCTGCGACTCTCTGTTCCTGTGACACCCCGTAGCGCGACGCTGTAAGTACGACTACTGTTTGTCCTACACTACAGGCATGGCCCGGTCTAGTGTAGGAGACAGACCGTCCCGTCTTTATAGAGCAGGGCTTAAACAAACTGGATAGGATGGCGAGTATATTGTTAACTCTAATACGTTATTATACAGCAGCGTGCTCAATGCTAGTTCAAATGTCTTTGAGAATGGTAGTGAAAGGGTGATTGCTGGGTAACTTGCATAAAGGATACTCTCTGTTGTTGTGTGCTCTGCAGTTTGATATTGTAATTCCTTCAGTCCCCTTTGCAGTGTGAGCCGCGGGGTGTGTTCCAGTGCACAGAGACTCCAGGAGGCTGCAGAGAGCTCTGCCAGCACCGCTCCAGCTAAGACTTCAAGAGAGTTCAGGTGGGCACTCTTAATCTTTCATTGCCACCGTTTGTGCTGCCCCTACTCTATGGGGAAAACAGAGAGGACTTCAGTATCTGCCTTATGCTTCCAGTCCAGTTCaagacagggatggaaataagactctgcttgcatagcagtttgatccattcctggttttactaggagtttaataagacacacctgagcttgttacctacacactgtggctaatcaagcttgtaataaaacctagAATAGATGACACTGCTtttcaataggagtcttatttctatccttaCAAGAGCACCAGATTTaatcaagaaaatttaaaaagggagggggggggggtactgatTTCTTACCTAAGGACAGTTTGTTACAGCAAGATTGTTGGGTGTACGAAGTTTAATGCCTAGGAATCTAGGAATAgcaattcttcttcttctgagtcctctgttttatttgaacagtgtTTTCCCCCCACTCCCCGGACAGGAGAGCCTGCTGCGATGGGGTGGTAAGAAGTATGAGGAGCTGCCCATAGCGCACATTAAAGCAACCTACAACAAGTGAGTCTCTGCCCCTCCTCATTCACATTCTCTCTGAGTGCAGTTTATACCTAGGCCAAACAAAGATATCACTCTAGCCAAGACCTACAGTACATATTTCCCATTAAACAGATAAGAGGATGGAAGCTAAACTACCAAGTATATATCCAAATGAGGGACAGTGCGagatgtttttaaatcattaaatacaaacatgtttaaatgtgttgtacaCACTTCTGTATTATATATCCTAGCTAGTTGAAATCTAATGAAAGATATCACTATACAGGGGTGTGAGATTTGCCTTAAGAGACGTTAGCCGCTAAATGAAATGTGTATGGTCAatgtgtgattttttatttttttttgcgaCCCCTCCCCCAGCACACACATTCAGGTGACAGACCACCTGGGACAGTACATGGTCAGGACCTCCTGCGGCACGGAGGGGTTCAAAAACGTCAAGAAAGGCACCCCGGTCGCTGCTCAGACTGCAGGGATCTCCGCTGCTGCGGTAAGGAAACTGATTGATCTCCACTCTCATGTTTTACCATGCAGTGTTGTTATTTTCCTATAGATGGCAGCATTTGCGCATTACAGTAGTCAGTTTTAAGAGGACCTGCAATGttctttcaatatatatatatatatatatatatatatatatatatgtgtgtgtatatatatatatataaataaagctgTTCAAGATGTGTTTGTTTACTGAACCCTTTTTGAGCTTCAAGTCCAGTTATTCTATTTACAAGTTATAGTTAAGGAGGAAACCTAACTtgtttattcatttctttataataaatataaattgcCTTTAGCTGTCTCTCTGATTTCACTCAGCAGGCATTCTTGTGTGTTCAGAACAGTAGAAATGAGTTTTGTTTTAAGGGTAGTG
This window of the Polyodon spathula isolate WHYD16114869_AA chromosome 24, ASM1765450v1, whole genome shotgun sequence genome carries:
- the LOC121299091 gene encoding 28S ribosomal protein S11, mitochondrial-like isoform X3, which gives rise to MYSVARTTCLRLSVPVTPRSATLPLCSVSRGVCSSAQRLQEAAESSASTAPAKTSREFSVFPPLPGQESLLRWGGKKYEELPIAHIKATYNNTHIQVTDHLGQYMVRTSCGTEGFKNVKKGTPVAAQTAGISAAASSIKGLTMGGLEVVSITDNTPIPHNGCRPRKARRM
- the LOC121299091 gene encoding 28S ribosomal protein S11, mitochondrial-like isoform X2, with amino-acid sequence MYSVARTTCLRLSVPVTPRSATLVSRGVCSSAQRLQEAAESSASTAPAKTSREFSVFPPLPGQESLLRWGGKKYEELPIAHIKATYNNTHIQVTDHLGQYMVRTSCGTEGFKNVKKGTPVAAQTAGISAAAKALVKGVSFVRVVVKGLGPGRMSSIKGLTMGGLEVVSITDNTPIPHNGCRPRKARRM
- the LOC121299091 gene encoding 28S ribosomal protein S11, mitochondrial-like isoform X1, whose amino-acid sequence is MYSVARTTCLRLSVPVTPRSATLPLCSVSRGVCSSAQRLQEAAESSASTAPAKTSREFSVFPPLPGQESLLRWGGKKYEELPIAHIKATYNNTHIQVTDHLGQYMVRTSCGTEGFKNVKKGTPVAAQTAGISAAAKALVKGVSFVRVVVKGLGPGRMSSIKGLTMGGLEVVSITDNTPIPHNGCRPRKARRM